The DNA window gggcagggaaggtgtctaccaaccctgttaatgctgtactctcccaagagcttagtacagtgctctgcacacagcgagcgctcagtaaataccatcgataagaGGACAGAGGTAGAGAAACAGGTAAGCGAAGAGGAAAGAAGTACATATGACAACAGAAAAGGCAGGAcagggagagaaacagtgtggctcagtgggaagagccctggcttgggagtctgaggtcatgggttcgaatcccggctctgccacttggcagcggtgtggccgtgggcaagtcgcttcacttctctgtgcctcagttacctcatctgtaaaatggggatgaactgtgagcctcacgtgggcaacctgatgaccctgtatctaccccagcgcttagaacagtgctctgcacatggtaagcgcttaaataccaacattattattataatgattggaaaagaggaaatgaagagagaCGTAGAGAAGGCGCAGGAAAAGtgcagggctctgccacttgtctgctgtgtgaccctgggcaagtcacttcacttctctgtgcctcaattacctcatttgcaaaatggggttttaagactgtgatgcccaagggggacatagattgtgttcCAGTTTATCACCTGGCATCacccccagcggttagtacagtgcctggaacatagcaaatgcttaacatataccacaaaaacaaacaaaaccctccCCCACAAACAATGCTAATGAATCAGGATCATGGATAAGATTACCGGAGCGTCTGGACAAAAACAGTAACAGAGAGAAAAGACAAACCATCATCTGGTTTCTTCACAAATTTTACTCCAAGGTCCTCAAATCTTTTGCAAGCACTTTGTACGTCAGGAACAGCAATCCCAATGTGACCTACATAACCAGAAAAACAGAGCAATGTATATTTAATCTTGCTACGCTCAAACATTTAGATCACGGTTTTCAAAAGAGCTCATTAATTTGATAGTCTCAAAACTCTGCCAACCCCAACTGCGGACATTCAGATATAACATTTCGAGACTCGAAAACAGTACGTCACCAACGTGTTCACTTAGCCCAGTTTTACATGGAAATAGGCTTTCAGgtattttttaaaatacaaaaacCGTGAAACAATAAAAAAGATTTTGTATAACTAGAACAGGCATCCACTTGCACAGACATGTCAACATACCAAATCCTCGAGGGTCGGAGTTACTGTTGTGGTAAGCCTGATTTTCGTCTttttcggtgccccagttactGCAAAAGGAGGGAAACActtgagttttctgaggagtaaaACGCGCTAAAacccagagaggaaaaaaaggcagcATTTTGGAATCTTtctcaactctttcattcatttgtatttatcgagtgcttactatgtgcagagcactgtaccaaacgctcgggaagtacaatttggcaacagacagagatgatccctgccaaaaaatgggctcacagcctggggggggggacgggacgggacgggacagacaacaaaacaaaagaagtagacaggcatcactaccatcaaaatagagacatagaaccataggtaaatgcgcatcattaataaaataaatagagcaataaatatgtacaaatatacagaagtgccgtggggcggggaagggggtagagcagagggagggagtcggggcgatggggaggggaggaggagcagaggaaaagggagggctcagtctgggaaggcctcctggaggaggtgagctctcagtagggctttgaactgcTGATAATTTAAGTGCATGTCTAAAACCCCTGGTTCACTAATGGCAATTATTCAACTTTCTTTCCAACCTCCATCAATTCTAGCACACGCATAAGCGAGATCGACTCTAGAAGATGCTTAAGTGAGACTGGGGAAGGCCGATGGCCCAAAGGCAGGGGAGAAGGTGTCAAGGAGAAAGACAGAGGACATTTCAAAAGAGCTTACGAAGGGGATATTGTACAAAAGGGCCTTCAGGTCGCTGTTCGGTTCCTTTCGGTGCCTGGACAAAATGGAATAAGGGCTTGCATTTCGGTGCGATTCACTCGTAATAGGAAACTCAATCTCCTGGGGAAGAGTTGTGAGAGACGGGAACTCGTGACTGAGGAAagatcaatcggcggtattttttgagtgcttactgtgtgagcgcTGGCGAGAGTCGAAGAAGGTAAGCAGAGAAAACTTTTCTGATGTGAAAAAGGGCTTTCTGGAATGGATTAGGTTCTCGTTAGGGGCCGGGAACACGTCTTTTAATTCTCTTGCACtaaactcttccaagtccttagtaccggGCTCCGCACATAGCGTGGTTTagaggacggagcacgggcctgcccGCTGAGATCTCATGGTTTAGAGGCAATATCTACATCTTTCCATAATTGATGAATTTCACAGTTAGTGTTACGAGGTCAAAATGAAGCATTTCTCCActtaagtaggagagaagtaCCAGAGAGAAAATGCCAACTATTAAAAAAGTCAAAACGCATACTCACTGGGTTAACTCAAGCGTTGCTTTCCTGGAAAAAGTCCATGCCGTTCGCTCATTTTTGTCTTTGGGGATCTCGTTTTTATCCTCAAATGCCAGAAAATAAAGCGAAAACTTCATAGTGGGAAAATCAAATTTCTGGAGAAGTCTAAAATAAAAGCATAATTGTCAGGATGAATCGGTATTTACGCTCAACGCTTCAAAATTCCTAAGACCAGGTCATTTTTGCACAGGTGCTTCCGAAAGAAAACTAAATCCTCTTATTTTACGAGATGCACGGAGAAATGATTACACAAgaaacatggagaagtgaaattccAGGGAAAAGTGCATATCTGGTTAATAATTCAGTGAAATAAAATCCCAAATATTTGAAATCTAAACCTGAATTTTTTAAATCCCAAAATCGCCCCACCAATTTCAAAACGGAAAAATCAGCAATATAAATACCCGCCAGTACTTTATCGGCAATAAAGGGAACGTCACATGGATCGAGTGAATAGATTTAAACTAAAACTTTCCATTAACACGAGTGCCTTGATATCCGGTATTCAGAGATGCAGTGGCTCCAATTTTGGAGACACCAAGGAATCCGGATACCTCAGAAGTGTTCTTTCCCGTACTCACTTTTTGCGGATGGACTAGAAAGTATGTTTCGATCTGGCTGTTGACCATTAATTCCCGATAGCCCCGGCGTTTATCCTCCCCGCCCCAACACCCCGACATGCCTGATCTTGCCTCTTCAGTCACATGAGCAATTACTAACCGCTGCTCTGAAAGGACTGATTAATTGCTAGGGAGCCAGGTTAACGAAAAGCTACTTAAAATCTGCGTCTGCGAAAAACAGCAAGAAAGTGACCCATTGAGTGTTCACTAACGTCATTCCGAGAACTCTCGTGTAGAAATCCAGCGATTTCTTCGGATCCTTTATTCTTAACATTGTCTGCTGCAAGAGGAAATCCTTCAGAAACACACAAAAACAAAAGTCGTTTAGATTTGCACCTTCCCTTTTGCAGAACAGCACAACAGTGGCGATTTCTGCAattagagaactgaactaagcgcttgggggagttcgACGGAAGAGGGTCGgttatccacctctaccacccgtaatgataacgtcggtatttgctaagcgcttactaggtgcagagcactgttctaagcgctgggggagatacggggtcatcaggctgtccctcgtgaggctcccagtcttcatccccatttgacggatgaggtcactgaggccccgaagtgacttgcccacagtcacccattataataataaatgttggtatttgttgagaagcagcatggctcagtggcaagagcccgggcttgggagtccgaggtcacgggttcgaatcccggctccgccacttgtcagttgtgtgactgtgggcaagtcacttcgcttctctgggcctcagttacctcatctgtcaaatggggatgaagactgtgagccccacgtgggacaacctgatgaccctgtatctaccccggcgcttagcacagtgctctgcacatggtaagcgcttaacaaataccaaccatgaagcagcgtggctcagtggaaagagcacgggcttgggagtcagaggtcatgggttcgaaccccggccctgccacttgtcagttgtgtgactttgggccggtcacttcacttctcggtgcctcagttccctcatctggaaaatggggatgaagactgggagccccacgtgggaccacctgattccccttagcacagggctctgcacaccgtaagcgcttaacaaataccaacattattattaagcgcttacggtgtgcagagccctgtgctaagcgctgggggagatgcagggtcatcgggtggtcccaggtgaggctcccagtcttcatccccatttgacagatgaggtcactgaggcccagaagtgacctgcccacagtcacccctaataataatgaatgttggtatttgttaagcgcttactgtgtgcagagcactgttgtaagcgctgggggagatgcaggtgacttgcccacaatcacccggctggcaaggggcaggggcgggattcgaacccatgacctcggactcccgggcttgTTCCACGGCGCCACGCCAATGATGATCAGTATTAAAGTGATGACGATTATTAACGGGGGCCTCCGTCCGTACCTTGGTGCTGGGGTCGGGGTCGGAGCAGAGGGCGAAGGCGGCGGCGTCGGAGAGGCCCCGCACCTCCCCGTCCCGCTCCTGCCGGGGCAGGTCCTGCGGAGCCGCCGCCGTCGCCATGACTGAGCACGCCTCGGCCCGCTCCGAGGCCGAAGGCCGCAACGCGCAGGCgcgctgcccccgccccgccccctcggggagTCTCGGCCAATGGCAGGCGAGggatggctcccaggccccgccccttgcgCGCCTGCCAGCCAATCGCGGGCCGGAGAAgcgtcccgggccccgcccccgtcagagctcggagaggggcggggcgctctcccccgaggccccgcccttTTTGCGCCTCGTAGCCAATCGCGGACGAGGGAGGtgtcccaggccccgcccccaacaGGCCCCTGGGGGGACGCTCTTCAGCCATGCCCCGCCCCTTTCATGCCGCCTAGCCAATCGCAGGCCAGAGAAGCGCCCCAGGTCCCGCCCCCAGCAGGCCCCATTGGGGGCGATCTCCACCGATGCCCCGCCTCTTTTGTGCCGCGTAGCCAATCGCGGGCGAGAGAAGcgtcccaggccccgcccccagcacgcctcataagggggaaaaaaaactccgGCGATGCCCCGCCCCTTTTCTGCCGCGTAGCCAATCGCGGGCGAGAGAGCgacgcaggccccgcccccagcagcTTCGGTAGAGGGGCGGGGGCGCGCTCATCGATGCCCCGCCCCCTTTGTGACTTCTAGCCAATCGCGGGCGAGAGAAAcgttccaggccccgcccccatcagCTATTGGAGGTGCGGGGCGctcccccgaggccccgcccctttcgtGCCGCGTAGCCAATCGCGGGCGAGAGAAgcgccccaggccccgcccccaacaGCTGAAGCCGTTTTAAGGAACCCCGCCCCCCAGCGGCTGAGGCCGTTTTtaggcccctcccccgggggtcgGTCGGTGCGGACCCTCTGTAGCTTGGAGCGATTCAAACTCAACTTTTAGGGCAGAAGCGCATTAAATGAGAAAAtaagcttccccccccccccccccccatattccTGCGCGCTCTTCTgcttcaagtcacacagcaggtaagtggtggagtaagGGTTGcattaaatgccatcgattggatggattggaacccaggtcctctgactcccaggctcacgccttcttattagtaataataattctagtattcgttaagcgcttcctgtgggccaagcactgtgctgagcgctggggtagatagagggcaatcgggctgccccacgtggggttcaccaatCTTAGTCACAgtcgcaactgtaaaatgggcacgaagacagtgagccccacgtgggacaacccgatgacctcagtatgcttcccagcgctcagcacggtgcttggcccataggaagcgcttaaatgccattattattgggtacagagaagtggaatgacccgtccaaggtcaacAGTTCTGATTGTTAATGgccccactgtcctctcccaagcgttgagcacgtagtaagcgcccaatgaagGCCAGTGGTTGAGGCTGCTGGGAGAGAGGGCCGTGGGACGGAGCGCCACGCGGAGGTtcgggtgagggggcggggccgtgggTGGTGGGCGggcgaagggtggggaggggcgcagGACGCGTGCTGATTggcggagagaggggtggggcgcGTGCTGATTGGCGGAGAAAAGTGTGGGACGCGTGCTGATTggcggagagaggggtggggcgcGTGCTGATTGGCGGAGAGGGAGCGTGGCGAAGGGTGGGGCGCGTGCTGATTGGTAGAGAGAGGGCGTGGCGAAAGGGGGGGCGAGGTGTGGGGCGCCTGCTGATGGGCGGAGAAAGGTGTGGGGCGCGTGCTGATTGGCGGAGAGAGAGGGCGTGGCGAAAGGTGGGGCGCGGTGTGGGGCGCCTGCTGATTGGCGGCGAGAGGGTTGGGGCGCGTGCCGATTGGCTGACCGAGGGGGGCGTGGTGATGGGATGGGGCGCGTGCTGATTGGCGGAGAAAGGTGTGGGGTGCGTGCTGATTGGCGGCGAGAGGGAGCGTGGCGGCCCCGCCCCAACGGTCGACGGTCCGCGTGCCAGGCTCGTTACCAGCCCGACTTCGCCCCTCCGAGGACACAACGCTTCCCGACAAAGtaggaggtgatggggggggggggggacacaccaccacaatcatcatcataataattattatcatataatTATAATATCACGATTACATTATATGGTATTACATATACAATGTTACAGTATATAGTGTATGCATATCATTATATATGAAAATATGATATAATGTTTACTATCATTATCGTTTGTGATTATATTCATAATTATTTAATATCATACTGATATTATAttactggtattcgttaagcgcttactgtgtgccagacactgctgtgagcgctggggtggagaagcggcgtggggccgtggaaagggcccggcctggggagtcagaggtcgtgggttctaatcccgcctccgccacttgccggccgggtgaccggggaccagtcacttcacttctctgggcctcattcattcattcattcattcaatagtatttactgagcgcttactatgtgcagagcactgtactaagcgcttgggatgaacaagtcggcaacagatagagacggtccctgccgttcgaggggctcacggtctcgtcgggggagacggacagacgaggacgatggcgataaatagagtcgaggggaagaacgtctcgtaaaaaccgatggccacgaaatagaatcgaggcgatgtacaattcattaacaaaataaatagggtcatggaaatatatacagttgagttgagttgagctgagtgacctcatctataaaatgggggtgaaaacctgatcacctcgtatcccccagtgcttagaacagtgctttgcgcgtaataagcgcttaacgaataccacaatttatttaatttaGATTGGAGGCAcccggctcactggaaagagcccgggcttggaagtcagaggtcgtgggttcgacttccggctctgccactcgtcagctgggtgactgtgggcgagtcacttcacttctctgggcctcagttccctcatctttaaaatggggattaaccgtaagcctcacgtgggacgacctgatgaccctggatctcccccagcgcttagaacggcgctcggcgcgtagtgagcgcttaacagataccgacgttaatCATTaatcactaaatgcttggaaagtacagttcggcaacagacggagacaatccctgcccgacgacgggctcacggtctagaagggggagacggaccacagaacatgtagtcaggcatcagtaccgtcaaaagagataaatacaatcgtagatatatatacacatgattaataaaatagagtaatagataatatatacgaatatactccgagtaagcgctggggtagacacaagctaatcaggttggacagagtccccgtcccaaatgggactcacggcgttaatccccattttacagatgaagggatcgaggcccagagaagtgaagcgactcttcCGAGGTCACACCggagacgggtggcggggccgggattcgaacccaggtcctccgactcccttcgTGCAGAGGGgaggccctcgataaatacctcttctccctcggggctctgcacaggggaaatagtgtagcttagtggatagagcaggggcccgaaagccagagggacctgggttctgatccccgctcctcaACTTGTCTCCGTAgcacagcgctccacacacagtaagcacccaatatataatgataacgttggtgtccgttaagcgcttactacgtgcaaagcactaagcgctgggggatacgaggtgatcaggctgtcccacgtggggctcacggttttcatccccctttcacagatgaggtcaccgaggcacagggaagtgaagcgacttgcccgaagtcacccagctgacaagcggcggggccgggactcgaacccatgacctctgactcccaagcccgggctctttccaccgagccacgccatgCCAATGATTGACTCTTGGGAGCTTCTTCGCGGCCCTTCGGGACAGAAGCCGCACCCCCTAGCTttaattatattgtaccctcccgagcgcttagtacggggctctgcacccagtaagctctcaataaatacgattgttattatcatttagc is part of the Ornithorhynchus anatinus isolate Pmale09 chromosome 19, mOrnAna1.pri.v4, whole genome shotgun sequence genome and encodes:
- the GLO1 gene encoding lactoylglutathione lyase; this translates as MATAAAPQDLPRQERDGEVRGLSDAAAFALCSDPDPSTKDFLLQQTMLRIKDPKKSLDFYTRVLGMTLLQKFDFPTMKFSLYFLAFEDKNEIPKDKNERTAWTFSRKATLELTHNWGTEKDENQAYHNSNSDPRGFGHIGIAVPDVQSACKRFEDLGVKFVKKPDDGKMKGLAFIQDPDGYWIEILNPNSMITLT